The Cohnella abietis genome has a segment encoding these proteins:
- a CDS encoding glycoside hydrolase family protein, which produces MKVWNVTVIMMDIVAYAIAMTLKNTKGVMVMTNKYLDGRPETHATIAAKDYGIVLRRGSEELDGFGIREPLIFESEGTYFMHYDASDDKTGWRNYLATSKDLINWEKKGVILNLGVEGEDDSSCAVYGVTYLEDGVWHMFYIGSDYYREHPYDIPDFPYVTMKAKSDSPYGPWIKQDIVPFRMKENTYYSTTASSGAIVKAGDEYLQFFSASVLDANKITKRTLGIARTKDLDKEWTIDPEPLFPLEEQIENSTVFYEEETETWFLFTNHVGLNEIKEYTDAIWVYWTKDIQNWDVNNKALVLDGNMCSWSKTIIGAPSVFRLGNKLALYYDGVEGAGFDHFYRDIGLAWLDLPIQLPQK; this is translated from the coding sequence TTGAAAGTTTGGAATGTAACCGTTATTATGATGGACATTGTGGCATATGCAATTGCAATGACACTAAAAAATACGAAAGGTGTGATGGTTATGACTAACAAATATTTAGACGGAAGACCGGAAACACATGCAACAATAGCAGCTAAAGATTACGGTATTGTTCTTAGACGTGGCAGCGAAGAGCTCGATGGCTTCGGCATTAGAGAACCCCTTATTTTCGAATCCGAAGGTACTTATTTCATGCATTACGATGCCTCTGATGACAAGACAGGCTGGAGAAATTATTTGGCAACCAGTAAGGATCTTATTAACTGGGAAAAGAAGGGTGTTATTCTTAACCTAGGGGTGGAAGGCGAGGACGATTCCAGCTGTGCTGTATATGGCGTAACTTATCTTGAAGACGGTGTGTGGCATATGTTCTATATCGGCTCCGATTACTATCGTGAGCATCCCTATGACATACCGGATTTCCCCTATGTCACTATGAAAGCAAAGTCCGACTCCCCTTACGGGCCGTGGATTAAGCAAGATATCGTTCCTTTCAGAATGAAGGAAAACACATACTACAGCACGACAGCAAGCTCTGGTGCAATCGTCAAGGCTGGAGACGAATATTTGCAATTTTTTAGTGCATCCGTATTAGATGCAAACAAGATTACGAAGCGGACTCTAGGCATCGCGCGCACTAAAGATCTAGACAAAGAATGGACGATTGATCCAGAGCCCCTCTTCCCTCTTGAGGAACAGATCGAGAACAGCACTGTTTTCTACGAGGAAGAAACCGAAACATGGTTCCTATTCACCAACCATGTAGGACTTAACGAAATTAAAGAATACACCGATGCTATATGGGTTTATTGGACTAAGGACATTCAAAACTGGGATGTTAATAACAAAGCTCTAGTACTGGACGGCAATATGTGTAGCTGGTCTAAAACAATCATTGGCGCACCTAGTGTTTTCCGACTTGGAAATAAATTAGCGCTATACTATGACGGTGTCGAAGGTGCTGGTTTTGATCATTTTTACCGGGATATCGGCCTTGCATGGCTTGACCTGCCAATCCAGCTGCCTCAGAAATAA
- a CDS encoding carbohydrate ABC transporter permease, translated as MIRTQRALITISRVLILTMFLLGVLLPFYWLFITSLKPKLDILTTDIQYWPKNFTLDNYRVLWQSSNFDVFLKNSVLVSLGTGLFTTCFAILGGYALARYKFRGKQMAVYGLLLTQMIPGVMVMIPTVILFSKIGLMNNLGGLIMIYIVGNIPFCLILMRSFFDRIPVDLEEAALIDGCSKLRALFRVVLPIMLPGIVATFVFAFIGAWNELLCAIMFISSDEFKTIPVGLSMFVQNYDVNWGVMTAGAVMALVPSLIMFAIVQRFVVDGLTDGAVKG; from the coding sequence ATGATTAGAACCCAACGCGCCTTGATTACGATATCTCGTGTATTAATACTTACTATGTTTCTACTCGGGGTCCTTCTGCCATTCTACTGGCTATTTATTACTTCCTTGAAGCCGAAACTGGATATCCTTACTACAGACATTCAATACTGGCCCAAAAATTTCACATTAGACAACTACAGAGTATTATGGCAATCCTCTAATTTCGATGTTTTTCTGAAAAACAGTGTTCTCGTGTCGTTAGGAACTGGATTATTCACAACCTGCTTCGCGATTCTAGGTGGATACGCGCTAGCACGTTATAAATTCAGAGGGAAGCAAATGGCTGTGTATGGCTTATTGCTAACCCAAATGATTCCCGGTGTAATGGTTATGATTCCAACCGTTATTCTGTTCAGCAAGATTGGTTTAATGAACAATCTAGGCGGCTTGATCATGATTTATATCGTGGGTAATATTCCATTCTGTCTAATACTCATGCGAAGCTTCTTCGATAGAATACCGGTAGATTTAGAGGAAGCGGCTTTAATCGACGGCTGTAGCAAGCTGCGGGCACTCTTCCGGGTCGTGCTACCGATTATGCTTCCTGGAATTGTAGCTACCTTCGTATTCGCATTTATCGGAGCTTGGAATGAATTGCTCTGTGCCATCATGTTTATTAGCAGTGATGAATTTAAGACGATTCCTGTTGGGCTTTCTATGTTCGTACAGAACTATGATGTCAACTGGGGAGTAATGACAGCTGGTGCTGTTATGGCGCTTGTTCCTTCATTAATTATGTTTGCAATTGTACAGCGTTTTGTTGTAGATGGACTGACAGACGGAGCTGTTAAAGGATAA
- the phnC gene encoding phosphonate ABC transporter ATP-binding protein → MIEFIDVQKTYPNGTVALQNINLKIAQGEFVAVIGLSGAGKSTLIRCINRMHDITGGQLNVDDVDVAKLKGKQVRRFRRRIGMIFQSFNLVTRTTVIKNVLVSFVPDLPVWRKLTGIFTKEHKIQALEALDKVGILDKAFIRVDQLSGGQQQRVALARTLAQNPAIILADEPIASLDPLTAKLVMDDFKRINKEMNISVIMNIHHVEIALEYADRIIGISKGAVVFDGKSAKVTKEILDAIYAGKANEMKSSSEESSAHV, encoded by the coding sequence ATGATTGAGTTTATCGATGTACAAAAGACATATCCGAATGGCACAGTCGCCTTGCAAAATATTAATCTAAAAATAGCTCAGGGAGAATTTGTAGCAGTCATCGGTCTATCCGGTGCGGGCAAGTCAACGCTGATTCGTTGCATTAATCGGATGCATGATATTACCGGTGGGCAATTAAACGTAGATGACGTAGATGTAGCCAAGCTCAAGGGCAAGCAAGTTCGCCGCTTCCGCAGACGAATCGGGATGATCTTCCAATCCTTCAACCTGGTGACGAGGACTACAGTTATTAAGAATGTTCTTGTCTCCTTTGTGCCGGATCTTCCCGTATGGCGCAAGCTGACTGGAATCTTCACTAAGGAGCACAAGATCCAAGCTCTGGAAGCACTAGATAAGGTGGGCATCCTAGACAAAGCATTCATTCGCGTGGACCAGCTGTCGGGTGGGCAACAGCAGCGGGTAGCCTTGGCGCGTACGCTTGCCCAAAACCCCGCCATTATCCTAGCGGATGAGCCGATTGCTTCACTCGATCCTCTCACTGCTAAGCTGGTCATGGATGACTTCAAGAGAATCAATAAAGAGATGAACATCTCCGTTATCATGAATATTCACCATGTGGAAATAGCTTTGGAATATGCTGATCGCATCATTGGGATAAGTAAAGGAGCAGTCGTCTTTGACGGAAAGTCTGCCAAGGTAACCAAAGAAATCCTAGACGCTATTTACGCCGGCAAAGCGAACGAAATGAAATCCTCGTCGGAGGAGTCCTCGGCCCATGTATGA
- a CDS encoding phosphate/phosphite/phosphonate ABC transporter substrate-binding protein, whose product MPFVVLALVGGLIAGCGSNNNNSSSSPSESAASPSGDTAAPAKNIKELKISFVPSKDPDQIITATDPLKDLLKTQLAAEGYNVDKVSIDVGTTYEAVGEALIAGTTDIGFIPGGTYALYDDGADVILTATRSALSNDSDNAKDWNDNKPTDPTKEQATYYRSLFIAGPSKKGQELASKVNKGEKLTWDELNSANWAVMSTSSSAGYIYPTLWLQNNYSKSITDLSHVVTSDSYGSSFARLAAGQADVIVAYADARRDYVDKWTADFGQKASIWDETNVIGVTQGIYNDTISVSKKSSQITDEFKKALQDAFIAIAQTEEGKKVIAIYSHEGYKVAQSSDYDGEREAQKLIKSMKK is encoded by the coding sequence ATGCCGTTTGTCGTTTTAGCTTTAGTAGGTGGACTTATCGCTGGATGTGGATCGAACAACAATAATAGCTCCAGCAGCCCCTCGGAAAGTGCCGCAAGCCCTTCGGGGGACACAGCAGCTCCAGCCAAAAATATCAAAGAGCTTAAAATTAGCTTTGTTCCTTCCAAGGATCCGGATCAGATTATTACAGCAACCGATCCACTTAAGGACCTGTTGAAGACTCAATTGGCAGCCGAAGGCTACAATGTCGACAAGGTAAGCATAGATGTAGGTACAACTTACGAAGCAGTAGGAGAAGCGCTTATCGCAGGAACGACGGACATTGGATTTATTCCGGGCGGTACCTATGCATTGTACGATGACGGCGCGGACGTAATTCTGACAGCTACCCGTTCGGCTTTGTCGAATGATTCTGACAATGCCAAGGATTGGAACGACAACAAGCCTACGGATCCGACAAAAGAACAAGCGACTTATTACCGTTCATTGTTCATCGCCGGTCCTTCCAAGAAAGGCCAAGAGTTGGCCAGTAAAGTGAACAAAGGCGAGAAACTGACTTGGGACGAGCTAAACAGCGCCAACTGGGCTGTTATGTCGACCTCATCGTCTGCCGGCTATATCTATCCGACTTTATGGTTGCAAAACAATTACAGCAAGAGCATCACAGATTTGTCCCACGTGGTAACATCTGATTCTTACGGCAGTTCGTTTGCCCGTCTTGCTGCTGGCCAAGCTGACGTCATTGTCGCTTACGCAGATGCAAGAAGAGACTATGTTGACAAGTGGACGGCCGACTTCGGACAAAAAGCTTCGATCTGGGATGAGACGAATGTAATTGGTGTTACGCAAGGTATTTACAACGATACGATCAGTGTCAGCAAGAAATCTTCTCAGATAACGGATGAATTCAAAAAGGCGCTTCAAGATGCTTTCATTGCTATCGCTCAAACGGAGGAAGGCAAAAAGGTCATCGCGATCTACAGCCATGAAGGCTACAAAGTTGCCCAATCCTCTGACTACGACGGCGAGAGAGAAGCTCAGAAGCTGATCAAGAGTATGAAGAAGTAA
- the phnE gene encoding phosphonate ABC transporter, permease protein PhnE, whose translation MTTVLKQLHASPRNHRYILTVTVIILILFVWSLASVNLQDMNQSGFKIALNILKGITHPDLDLLFNVSKQSILYLLVQTAAIAFLGTIVGAILSIPLAFLAASNIVPKPISWLTRLLLIVIRTIPALVYGLMFIRVSGPGPFAGVLTVGLTSIGMLAKLYVDAIEELDTRVLESMTSIGCSTLEKIRYGIFPQLLSIFLSVTIYRFDMNMREASILGLVGAGGIGAPLIFAMNGYKWSQVGSILIGLVILILIIEWMSNRIRAKLING comes from the coding sequence ATGACGACAGTACTGAAGCAATTACATGCTTCGCCACGTAACCACCGTTATATCCTGACTGTTACGGTGATCATCCTCATCCTCTTTGTCTGGTCATTGGCCTCTGTAAATCTCCAGGATATGAATCAGAGCGGGTTCAAGATTGCACTTAATATCCTGAAAGGGATCACACATCCCGATCTCGATTTGCTATTCAATGTATCCAAGCAAAGCATTCTATACCTGCTAGTTCAAACCGCTGCAATTGCTTTCCTGGGTACGATTGTCGGTGCGATTTTATCTATCCCACTCGCCTTTTTAGCAGCTTCCAACATTGTTCCCAAGCCGATCTCCTGGCTTACGCGGCTTCTGCTAATCGTAATCCGGACGATTCCGGCTCTGGTCTATGGGTTGATGTTTATCCGAGTATCGGGTCCGGGACCCTTCGCAGGGGTGCTGACAGTCGGTTTAACCTCCATCGGCATGCTCGCCAAATTGTATGTGGATGCGATTGAAGAATTGGACACGCGGGTGCTGGAGTCGATGACTTCCATCGGCTGTTCTACACTTGAGAAGATTCGTTATGGCATTTTTCCACAGTTGTTATCGATATTCCTGTCGGTCACCATCTATCGCTTCGATATGAATATGCGCGAGGCTTCGATCCTGGGCCTTGTTGGTGCCGGAGGAATCGGAGCCCCGCTGATCTTCGCTATGAACGGGTACAAGTGGAGTCAGGTCGGATCCATCCTGATCGGATTGGTTATTCTCATCTTGATCATTGAATGGATGTCCAATCGAATTCGTGCCAAACTAATAAACGGTTAA
- the phnE gene encoding phosphonate ABC transporter, permease protein PhnE: MYDKIFPPKKIMLPGGKIVLEKRTRMPLIILVLITATILSVNITEFNLHKLITRIGKFFGILGDMIPPEWSYLSSLWPALVATLQMSLLGSMIGALLALPFAILASANIIRSRTIVTIFRVILSLLRTLPTLVTALIATFVFGLGPTAGVVAILLFTLSYVGKLLYEQIENADMRPFEAMESIGMTRLQAFRYAIMPQVLPGYLSTSLFCFEGNVRYAAILGYVGAGGVGLLINENIGWRDYPNVGMIILALVVVVYLIEMVSEHFRKKLI, from the coding sequence ATGTATGATAAAATTTTCCCGCCCAAAAAAATTATGCTGCCCGGCGGCAAGATTGTTCTTGAGAAGCGGACTAGAATGCCGCTTATTATACTTGTACTAATTACTGCGACTATTCTATCCGTGAACATAACGGAATTTAATCTCCACAAACTTATTACGAGAATTGGCAAGTTCTTCGGCATTCTTGGGGATATGATCCCTCCGGAATGGAGCTATTTGTCCAGCTTGTGGCCCGCATTAGTTGCCACCCTGCAGATGTCGCTGCTCGGCTCGATGATCGGGGCACTGCTAGCTCTCCCGTTCGCTATTTTGGCTTCTGCGAATATTATTCGCAGCAGAACAATTGTGACTATCTTTAGAGTAATTCTCAGTCTATTGAGGACACTTCCTACGCTTGTGACGGCTTTGATTGCTACCTTTGTTTTTGGCTTGGGTCCAACCGCTGGAGTTGTCGCTATACTGCTCTTTACTCTCTCGTATGTTGGTAAGCTACTGTATGAACAAATCGAGAACGCCGATATGAGACCCTTCGAGGCAATGGAATCGATCGGCATGACCCGGCTTCAAGCGTTTCGCTATGCCATTATGCCGCAAGTGCTGCCGGGATATTTGTCCACCTCCTTGTTCTGCTTCGAAGGTAATGTCCGTTATGCGGCCATTCTGGGTTATGTAGGAGCTGGGGGCGTAGGACTCCTTATCAATGAAAATATCGGCTGGCGCGATTATCCGAACGTGGGGATGATTATCTTGGCGTTGGTCGTAGTCGTATATCTGATCGAGATGGTTAGTGAGCACTTCAGAAAAAAGTTAATTTAA
- a CDS encoding ABC transporter substrate-binding protein, whose translation MLKKVTAGVLVGAMLTISACSSSNETKNGEDKGSSNKKVEISFVDVSPSPDRTKYFNEVIAAFEQANPDIRVKMETVPWDQAFKKLAMQGASKTMPDVVNMYPTWLNTFVPAGYLEPLSTRYDAWSDKDKLTNFVSGITMEELQRKVYKEIYYMPDALMSSALFVRKDWFKDANLPLPTTWDELFTASEKLTDPAKNRYGWAYRGSRAGFDQIFAYITAVTGGESYEKDGTSVLLRPEALEAFVRFTDIYKKGFAPKDAINWGYQEMVQGFTSGVTGILNQTTEVIATAKSSMTDDSWTVIPYPKGADGKRYIGASATWGYSVSAESKHKDESWKFIEFLSSPENNLKYSNALTMIPIFKNEDKTLAEGPMQGFIDTLDDPDSYLVADLGNFPELGEFRESFMDAEVQKYLLNKQTAEQTLKNLGDFLTKAQQKYMKDNPEVPLPHVTKPQMK comes from the coding sequence ATGCTTAAGAAAGTGACAGCCGGAGTTTTAGTTGGTGCAATGTTAACGATTAGTGCTTGTTCATCATCCAATGAAACGAAGAATGGGGAGGACAAGGGATCGAGCAATAAGAAGGTGGAGATCAGCTTTGTTGACGTCTCTCCTTCTCCAGACCGTACAAAATATTTTAACGAGGTTATTGCAGCATTTGAACAAGCAAATCCAGACATCAGAGTAAAAATGGAAACGGTGCCATGGGATCAAGCCTTCAAAAAGCTAGCGATGCAAGGGGCTAGTAAAACAATGCCTGACGTCGTGAATATGTACCCTACATGGTTAAATACATTCGTTCCAGCTGGCTACTTAGAACCGCTCTCTACTAGATATGATGCTTGGTCGGATAAAGACAAGTTAACTAACTTTGTAAGCGGAATCACGATGGAAGAGCTTCAACGTAAAGTGTACAAAGAGATCTACTACATGCCTGATGCTCTGATGTCGAGTGCTCTATTCGTTCGTAAAGATTGGTTTAAAGATGCTAATCTACCTCTTCCAACGACTTGGGACGAATTGTTCACTGCTTCTGAGAAGCTAACAGATCCTGCCAAAAACCGTTATGGATGGGCTTATCGTGGATCACGTGCAGGCTTTGACCAAATTTTCGCTTATATTACGGCAGTAACAGGCGGCGAATCGTACGAGAAGGATGGTACGTCCGTGTTGTTGAGACCGGAAGCGCTCGAAGCCTTTGTTAGATTTACGGATATTTACAAGAAAGGCTTTGCACCGAAGGATGCCATCAACTGGGGCTATCAAGAAATGGTACAGGGCTTTACCTCCGGTGTCACAGGTATCCTGAACCAAACAACGGAAGTTATTGCGACAGCTAAATCTTCCATGACGGATGATAGCTGGACAGTAATTCCTTATCCGAAAGGCGCGGACGGCAAACGTTATATCGGTGCTTCAGCAACTTGGGGCTACAGCGTATCGGCAGAATCTAAGCACAAGGATGAATCTTGGAAATTTATTGAGTTCTTATCCTCTCCAGAAAATAACTTGAAGTACTCCAATGCCTTGACGATGATTCCGATCTTCAAGAATGAAGACAAGACGCTCGCTGAAGGTCCAATGCAAGGCTTTATCGACACTTTGGATGATCCGGACAGCTATTTGGTTGCCGATCTGGGTAATTTCCCAGAGCTAGGCGAATTCCGTGAAAGCTTCATGGATGCTGAGGTGCAGAAGTATTTATTGAACAAACAGACAGCTGAGCAAACGTTGAAAAACCTGGGTGACTTCTTAACGAAAGCGCAGCAGAAGTATATGAAGGATAACCCAGAAGTACCATTGCCACATGTAACGAAGCCACAAATGAAATAA
- a CDS encoding FadR/GntR family transcriptional regulator, which produces MLKSLKRQKLHESITEEVLKFIEQKGYIQGDRLPTERFFCEQFQISRPSFREAMKKLESYGVIEIKPGSGMYLRAEKTILAEMANLTLKVSMEKKAILEMIDMREMMEKHAIEQIIKNGQAFYLDKLGEIVDEYDRKISKGGIPRQEDYLFHLTLYEGSDNRLMLTLFQSIKEMDTLWADRVIDVLDVHVFGRETEPLHRLIYEAMREGDAKKAKKLISKHFEIMRNDLKSIGD; this is translated from the coding sequence ATGCTGAAATCATTAAAGAGACAGAAGCTACATGAATCCATAACGGAGGAAGTGCTTAAATTTATAGAGCAGAAGGGCTACATCCAAGGAGATCGGCTGCCTACTGAACGGTTTTTCTGCGAGCAGTTTCAAATTAGCCGTCCATCTTTTCGCGAAGCGATGAAGAAATTAGAATCCTATGGTGTAATCGAAATTAAGCCAGGCAGCGGGATGTATCTGCGTGCGGAAAAAACGATATTAGCTGAAATGGCTAACCTTACTCTTAAGGTTTCAATGGAGAAGAAGGCGATTCTTGAAATGATCGATATGCGTGAAATGATGGAGAAGCACGCAATCGAACAGATTATTAAAAATGGTCAAGCCTTCTACTTAGATAAGCTTGGGGAAATTGTTGATGAGTATGACCGCAAGATTAGTAAAGGCGGAATTCCTCGTCAAGAGGATTACCTGTTCCACCTTACCTTGTACGAAGGATCAGACAATCGCTTAATGCTCACATTGTTTCAATCCATTAAGGAGATGGATACCTTATGGGCGGATCGTGTTATTGATGTATTGGATGTTCATGTATTCGGGAGAGAGACTGAGCCGCTTCACCGTCTCATTTATGAAGCGATGAGAGAAGGCGATGCGAAAAAGGCGAAGAAGCTCATAAGCAAGCATTTTGAGATTATGCGTAACGATCTAAAGAGCATTGGAGACTAG
- a CDS encoding trans-sulfuration enzyme family protein — protein MSKQLGKKTKDAGMQTILAHYGDETFLGAVVPPVFINTLFTFDSYEAFQQSQWQEETYYYSRISNPTQQIAEKKLAALEKGEAAKLFTSGMAAISSTLLHCLSQGDHVVCSYPIYNGTYQLLQNYLPKFGITADFVDFRQLDQVQAAIKPNTKMLYCEGFSTFFMDVFDIPAVVQIAKEHQLLTVMDNTCATPATMRPIEWGIDIVIHSASKYLSGHSDVTAGVVIASQERIDAIANNEIALLGATLAPLEAWLLTRGLKTFGLRMKQHAESAMQIALMLSQHPQVSRVNLPLLEQHEQHELAVKQFSGSTGLFSFELHGGPSAVAKLMNNLKLFQIGVSWGGFESLIYSPGLGINPEQKTRTEHETRLEHTARISVGLEDIDDLMEDFNQALASL, from the coding sequence ATGAGTAAGCAATTAGGCAAAAAAACCAAGGATGCAGGTATGCAGACCATTCTTGCCCACTATGGGGATGAAACGTTTCTAGGAGCGGTTGTTCCACCCGTATTTATTAATACACTTTTTACATTTGATTCGTATGAGGCATTCCAACAATCGCAATGGCAGGAAGAAACTTATTATTATTCAAGAATTTCTAATCCTACTCAGCAGATAGCAGAGAAGAAGCTAGCGGCGTTGGAAAAGGGAGAAGCGGCTAAGCTGTTCACTTCAGGAATGGCGGCGATTTCCTCTACGTTGCTTCACTGCTTGAGCCAAGGCGACCATGTGGTGTGCAGCTATCCGATATACAATGGCACATATCAGCTGCTTCAGAACTACTTGCCTAAGTTTGGTATTACTGCTGATTTCGTGGATTTCAGACAATTAGACCAGGTACAAGCAGCGATTAAGCCGAATACGAAAATGCTGTATTGTGAAGGGTTTTCAACCTTCTTCATGGATGTGTTCGATATTCCGGCTGTCGTCCAAATCGCCAAGGAACATCAATTACTAACGGTAATGGATAACACTTGTGCAACACCTGCAACTATGCGCCCCATTGAATGGGGCATTGACATCGTCATTCATTCCGCTTCCAAATATTTGTCAGGTCACAGTGATGTGACTGCTGGCGTAGTCATTGCTTCGCAAGAGCGGATCGACGCCATAGCGAACAATGAGATTGCATTACTTGGGGCTACATTAGCACCGCTGGAGGCATGGCTGCTTACTCGTGGACTGAAGACATTCGGACTACGTATGAAGCAGCATGCCGAATCCGCAATGCAAATTGCGCTTATGCTTAGCCAGCACCCTCAAGTCAGCAGAGTTAATCTCCCACTGCTGGAGCAGCATGAGCAGCATGAGCTTGCGGTAAAACAGTTTAGTGGGAGTACGGGTTTGTTCAGCTTTGAGCTACATGGAGGTCCATCTGCTGTAGCAAAGCTAATGAACAATCTGAAGCTATTTCAAATCGGCGTGAGCTGGGGAGGCTTCGAAAGTCTAATTTATTCCCCGGGTCTAGGCATTAATCCTGAACAGAAAACTCGCACCGAGCATGAAACCCGATTAGAGCACACCGCTAGGATATCTGTTGGGCTCGAGGATATCGATGATTTAATGGAAGACTTTAATCAGGCGTTAGCTAGCCTATAA
- a CDS encoding carbohydrate ABC transporter permease has product MKRFRSKEPYFMLAPSFLLLFIFLIYPLLSSFLYAFQSYKLTAPNDIGFNGIANFKAVFQDANFGMVLRNSFLWVVLTVGGQFVLGFILALALRKPFPGRNFYQAIVFLPWAVSSFVVGLTFRWLLNAEYGPVNDLLMKWGIIENKIYFLSDPNLALYTVILTMIWYGVPFFAIMLLAAMQSIPEDLYEAASIDGAGIWSKFWHITFSYIKQTIVLTLLLRTIWVFAAADLIYIMTAGGPANSSNILSSYMFMKAYATLDYGQASAIGLFFMALLIVFCYLFMRATKFEKAGNF; this is encoded by the coding sequence ATGAAACGATTTAGATCAAAAGAGCCTTACTTTATGCTAGCTCCAAGCTTTCTTCTTTTGTTTATTTTCCTAATCTACCCTTTGCTGAGCTCCTTCTTATATGCCTTTCAAAGCTATAAGCTTACCGCTCCGAATGATATTGGCTTCAATGGGATAGCTAACTTCAAAGCGGTTTTTCAAGACGCCAATTTCGGTATGGTTCTCCGCAATTCATTTCTGTGGGTTGTACTCACAGTAGGCGGGCAGTTTGTTCTAGGATTTATTTTAGCCTTGGCGTTAAGAAAACCATTCCCAGGAAGAAACTTCTACCAAGCGATTGTATTTCTGCCTTGGGCGGTATCCTCGTTCGTAGTAGGCTTAACCTTCCGTTGGTTGCTAAATGCCGAATATGGTCCAGTTAATGACTTGTTAATGAAATGGGGCATTATTGAGAACAAAATCTATTTCTTATCCGATCCTAATCTAGCACTGTACACCGTTATTCTGACGATGATTTGGTATGGAGTTCCTTTCTTTGCCATCATGCTGCTTGCAGCCATGCAGTCTATACCTGAGGATTTGTACGAAGCTGCTTCTATCGATGGTGCTGGGATATGGTCTAAGTTCTGGCATATTACTTTCAGCTACATTAAGCAAACGATTGTACTTACTTTATTACTACGGACAATATGGGTATTTGCCGCAGCTGATCTCATCTATATTATGACGGCTGGAGGACCAGCTAATTCCTCTAATATTCTTTCTTCCTACATGTTCATGAAAGCGTATGCCACTTTGGATTATGGTCAAGCATCGGCAATCGGTCTGTTCTTCATGGCGCTGTTGATCGTATTCTGCTACCTGTTCATGAGGGCGACTAAATTCGAGAAGGCGGGTAATTTCTGA